The genomic stretch CCAGCGGGCAAATCCCACCCCGATATTCGGTGACACCTCGTTGCTCACGGCACGGGCGACATAGGCCGCTCCGGGCGGCCCACCACGCACGGTGAATGTCAGGTCCTGCTGGTCGATGCACAGCACCCGTGCCTTGCCTGGGGCGCGCGGGCTCATAACTCACTCCGGCTGTTCCAGGCGGCCAGGCGAATGCGCGAGCGCACCCCCAGGCCGAGAAACGGTTCCGGCGGGTTGAGCGACGGCATGCCGGTCACTGCACGGATATCGTTCAACTGCGCCGAATCGGCGCCCACCGCCAGATCGGCCAGCAAGGTCCCGGAGATCGTGCCCCAGGCCGCACCCACCCCGTTGTCGCACGCCGAGGCATGCAGCCCCGGTTCCAGTTCGCCAAAGAAGTTGGTGAAGTTGCGCGAGATCGCGTAGACCCCACCCCAGGTATGACTGAAAGGCACCTCGGCCAGTTGCGGGAAGCGCGCCAGGAACGCCTTGCGATGCGCCGCGCGCACGTCCAGGCGCATGGCATCGCTGGTGCTGCGCCCATACTTGGGCACATGTTTATAGGTATTGCGGATGATCAGGCGACGATCCTCGGTCATGCGCACCGTGGTACCGGCGTGGTCCGCCGGGGTCAGCCCCCAGTCCACCTGACCGCCGTAGGCCGCCAGCTCGTTGTCGGTCAGCGGTCGGGTCCAACTGGCGAAGGTCATCACCGGCAGCAGGCGGTTACGCAAATAACCAAACTCCTGGGTGAAGATGCTGGTGCCGAGCAATACCTGCGGGCTGCGGATCAGCCCCTGGCTGCCATGCAACAGCCAGCCGCCCTTGCCGTCACGCTCCAGGCGCTGGATCGGTGACTCTTCCAGCAACTCGACATTCTCCGGCAACGAACGCGCCAGCCCGGTGACCAGGGCCGCGGGTTGCATCAGGTAGCAGCCGGGGGTGTAGATCGCGCCACTGTAATGCTGGGTGCCGAGGACGCTGGACAGTTCTGCCGGACCCACCCGGCGAAACGGTTCGCCAAGGTCGCTCATCAGCCGCTCG from Pseudomonas sp. S04 encodes the following:
- a CDS encoding NAD(P)/FAD-dependent oxidoreductase, with protein sequence MKNTINLPYDDASCGWYAALPPQPACTRLSGEQRADFTIVGAGFAGLAAARRLATHHPQARILLVDAQRVAHGASGRNSGFVIDLPHKFALEHPDPAHKQRLLGLNRAAIAQLQGLVQSRGIDCQWSHAGKYQGAVGARGLAYLDHFERLMSDLGEPFRRVGPAELSSVLGTQHYSGAIYTPGCYLMQPAALVTGLARSLPENVELLEESPIQRLERDGKGGWLLHGSQGLIRSPQVLLGTSIFTQEFGYLRNRLLPVMTFASWTRPLTDNELAAYGGQVDWGLTPADHAGTTVRMTEDRRLIIRNTYKHVPKYGRSTSDAMRLDVRAAHRKAFLARFPQLAEVPFSHTWGGVYAISRNFTNFFGELEPGLHASACDNGVGAAWGTISGTLLADLAVGADSAQLNDIRAVTGMPSLNPPEPFLGLGVRSRIRLAAWNSRSEL